From a region of the Thermus caldilimi genome:
- the recO gene encoding DNA repair protein RecO, protein MERYRLEEGIVVGRKALLQGDLLLRFLTPKGSLEAVARKGVRPSGRSGRLSLFHHVRFQLYTKGEGLPTLTQAELLGRLHGLEEPRRFLLASFLAELSYRLASPEAAPRIYPVFISGLRGIAKHERPLLPLVWAGWRVVKAGGLSPNLLGPGLYLKAGRLVHGSGQHGEEGTYLGEKGVEALRAILHLPGSEALPYLEDAPLERLFLALKHHAEEALGPLKATPALTAKL, encoded by the coding sequence GTGGAGCGGTACCGCCTGGAGGAAGGCATCGTGGTGGGCCGGAAGGCCCTGCTCCAAGGGGACCTCCTTTTACGGTTCCTCACCCCCAAGGGAAGCCTGGAAGCCGTGGCCCGCAAGGGGGTGCGCCCCTCGGGGCGCTCGGGCAGGCTCTCCCTGTTCCACCACGTGCGCTTCCAACTTTACACCAAGGGGGAGGGCCTTCCCACCCTTACCCAGGCGGAGCTCCTCGGGAGGCTACACGGCCTGGAGGAACCCAGGCGCTTCCTTCTGGCCTCTTTTCTGGCGGAGCTCTCCTACCGCTTGGCCTCCCCGGAGGCCGCCCCCAGGATCTACCCGGTCTTCATCTCTGGCCTCCGGGGCATCGCCAAGCACGAGAGGCCCCTTCTGCCCCTGGTATGGGCGGGATGGCGGGTGGTGAAGGCGGGAGGCTTAAGCCCAAACCTTCTGGGGCCTGGCCTATACCTGAAGGCAGGCCGCCTCGTTCACGGGTCCGGCCAGCATGGGGAGGAGGGCACCTACCTGGGGGAAAAGGGCGTGGAGGCCCTCCGGGCCATCCTCCATCTCCCGGGTAGTGAGGCCCTTCCCTACCTGGAAGACGCTCCCCTGGAAAGGCTATTCCTCGCCCTGAAACACCATGCGGAAGAGGCCCTAGGCCCCCTTAAGGCCACACCTGCGCTCACCGCAAAGCTATAG
- a CDS encoding DsrE family protein produces MDRRFLLRLGAFLGAGSLLGARANERLAYKDFKKETPVAVVYHLDFGDPNRFGQMLTNISNHLSVYDNDPFKIKIVVVAHGAGVQFFLKDLEGTPWASAQYDREALFSRVKQLAQLGVEYYLCEITFSRNNIPKDKLLPDEFLKWVPSGVGALGELQAKGYAYIKVG; encoded by the coding sequence ATGGACCGCAGATTTCTGCTGAGGTTAGGAGCTTTTCTGGGGGCAGGTTCCCTGCTGGGAGCCCGGGCCAACGAGCGGCTGGCCTACAAAGACTTCAAGAAGGAAACCCCGGTGGCCGTGGTTTACCACCTGGACTTCGGGGATCCCAACCGCTTTGGACAGATGCTGACCAACATCAGCAACCACCTGTCCGTGTACGACAACGACCCCTTCAAGATCAAGATCGTGGTGGTGGCCCATGGGGCCGGGGTGCAGTTTTTCCTCAAGGATCTTGAGGGTACCCCCTGGGCCTCGGCCCAGTACGACCGGGAGGCCTTGTTCAGCCGGGTGAAGCAGCTCGCCCAGCTTGGAGTGGAGTACTACCTCTGCGAGATCACCTTTAGCCGGAACAACATCCCCAAGGACAAACTTCTTCCGGATGAGTTCCTTAAATGGGTGCCTTCCGGGGTGGGGGCTTTGGGAGAACTTCAGGCCAAGGGGTACGCGTACATCAAGGTAGGCTGA
- the queA gene encoding tRNA preQ1(34) S-adenosylmethionine ribosyltransferase-isomerase QueA has protein sequence MNLEAYDYFLPPELIAQEGVEPRDRARMLVVRREGAFRAEHRQVRDLPEYLRPGDVLVFNESKVIPARLLAQRPTGGRVEVLLVRERALGLWEALVGPGRKAKPGTRLRFLSPRDLRVVPDLEAEVVGVEEDGVRLLRFQGDLMAHLEEVGEVPLPPYIKSQIPPERYQTVYARRPGSVAAPTAGLHFTPELLRRLAEAGVELRYLTLHVGPGTFRPVKGDPEKHEMHPEPYEIPEETAEAINRAKKEGRRVVAVGTTVVRALESAFREGMEVVPGMGETRLFIRPPYAFQVIDALFTNFHLPRSTLLMLVAAFLGYERTMEAYRLAVVERYRFYSLGDAMLIL, from the coding sequence ATGAACCTCGAGGCCTACGACTATTTTCTTCCCCCGGAGCTCATCGCCCAGGAAGGGGTGGAGCCTAGGGACAGGGCCCGGATGCTGGTGGTCCGCCGGGAAGGGGCCTTTCGGGCCGAGCATCGCCAGGTCAGGGACCTTCCCGAGTACCTTCGCCCTGGGGATGTGCTGGTCTTTAACGAGAGCAAGGTGATCCCCGCCCGCCTCTTGGCCCAAAGACCCACGGGGGGCAGGGTGGAGGTGCTTTTGGTGCGGGAGCGGGCTCTAGGGCTTTGGGAGGCCCTGGTGGGGCCCGGCCGCAAGGCCAAGCCCGGCACCAGGCTCCGCTTTCTATCTCCCCGGGACCTTCGCGTGGTTCCGGACCTTGAGGCGGAGGTGGTGGGGGTGGAGGAGGATGGGGTGCGGCTCCTCCGTTTCCAGGGGGACCTGATGGCTCACCTGGAGGAGGTGGGGGAGGTGCCCCTGCCCCCCTACATCAAGTCCCAAATTCCTCCGGAACGCTACCAGACCGTGTACGCCAGGCGCCCGGGTTCTGTGGCCGCTCCTACCGCGGGTCTGCACTTCACCCCCGAGCTGCTGAGGCGCCTGGCGGAGGCGGGGGTGGAGCTCCGCTACCTCACCCTGCACGTGGGCCCCGGCACCTTCCGCCCGGTGAAAGGGGATCCCGAGAAGCACGAGATGCATCCTGAGCCCTACGAAATCCCTGAGGAAACCGCAGAAGCCATCAACCGGGCCAAGAAGGAGGGCCGGAGGGTGGTGGCGGTGGGCACCACCGTGGTCCGGGCCTTGGAGAGTGCCTTCCGGGAAGGGATGGAGGTGGTGCCGGGGATGGGGGAAACCCGGCTTTTCATCCGCCCGCCCTATGCCTTCCAGGTCATAGACGCTCTTTTCACCAACTTCCACCTGCCCCGTTCCACCCTCCTCATGCTGGTGGCCGCCTTCCTAGGCTACGAAAGAACCATGGAGGCGTACCGGCTTGCGGTGGTGGAGCGGTACCGGTTTTACTCTTTAGGGGACGCTATGCTTATCCTCTGA
- a CDS encoding phosphoenolpyruvate carboxylase codes for MKPAREDTFDLLRAEVDLLGRLLGEAIRAVSGERFFALVEEVRLLSKARRQGDEGARTTLLKRVEGLSLEEAEALVRAFTHYFHLVNLAEERHRVRVNRLRAQAETPESPRPEGFLALARALKERGLSLEEVEAHLNRLELWLTFTAHPTETRRRTLRHHLERLQEELEAQDRSRLAARVALLYATEEVRKARPTVEDEIKGGLYYLPTTLWQAVPRVVEGLEAALEKVYGRRPRLKSPVRFRSWIGGDRDGNPFVTPEVTAFAARYARQVARERFLLELENLVRDLSLSETKVPVPRGVREGGEGTERFPGEPYRRFFARLYARLEKGEVSTEELLRALRVAEEGLASVGLDQVAASFLRPLEVRLFAFGLELAPLDLREESGKLLEAAAELLRVGGVHPDFLSLPPEAQEALLTEELRSARPLLPVGHEPQGEALRVALGAFRAWRDKGAHVVSMTHHPGDLLSVFLLAREVGLYRPGAPLPLDVVPLFETLEDLHRAPEVLIRLLQNPVFLAHARGRGGVEIMIGYSDSNKDAGFLAANLALYEAQEALAKVGQSFGLPVFFFHGRGTSTARGGGPAGRAIASLPPRSVGHRIRLTEQGEALADRYSHPELAVRHLEQLLFHFAQAALGEGVEPRPEWREALGRAGEESMRRYRALLAQEGFFPFFEAFTPIREIGELPIASRPVYRHGRVREIRDLRAIPWVMAWTQVRLLLPGWYGLTALEAWPLDLLRRMYREWPFFATTLENAAMALAKADLGVAELYLRLVPEKLHFLFHGLAQEYQKTVALLESIFQAPLLHNQRTLERQIALRNPYVDPINFVQVELLRRYRAPGGREDEALKKALLLSILGVAAGLRNAG; via the coding sequence GTGAAGCCTGCGAGGGAGGATACCTTTGACCTCTTGCGGGCAGAAGTGGACCTTCTGGGCCGCCTTCTGGGGGAGGCCATCCGGGCGGTTTCGGGGGAGCGTTTTTTCGCCTTGGTGGAGGAGGTGCGCCTCCTATCCAAGGCCCGACGACAGGGGGACGAAGGAGCGAGGACCACCCTTTTGAAGCGGGTGGAGGGGCTTTCCCTCGAGGAGGCCGAGGCCCTAGTACGGGCTTTTACCCATTACTTCCACCTGGTGAACCTGGCGGAGGAGAGGCACCGGGTGCGGGTGAACCGCCTTAGGGCCCAGGCGGAAACCCCGGAGAGCCCGAGGCCCGAGGGCTTCTTGGCCCTGGCCAGGGCCTTGAAGGAAAGGGGGCTTTCCCTGGAAGAGGTGGAGGCCCACCTGAACCGCCTAGAGTTATGGCTCACCTTTACCGCCCATCCCACCGAAACCCGCAGGCGGACCCTAAGGCACCATCTGGAAAGACTACAGGAGGAGCTGGAGGCCCAAGACCGTTCCCGCTTGGCGGCCAGGGTGGCCCTGCTCTACGCCACCGAGGAGGTGCGTAAGGCCAGGCCCACGGTGGAGGACGAGATCAAGGGCGGGCTTTACTACCTGCCCACCACCCTCTGGCAGGCGGTGCCCCGGGTGGTGGAGGGCCTCGAGGCCGCTCTGGAGAAGGTCTATGGCAGGCGCCCCCGCCTGAAGAGCCCGGTGCGCTTCAGGAGCTGGATCGGAGGGGACCGGGATGGCAACCCCTTCGTCACCCCTGAGGTGACCGCCTTTGCCGCCCGATATGCTCGCCAGGTGGCCCGGGAGCGGTTTTTGCTGGAACTGGAAAACCTGGTGCGGGACCTTTCCCTTTCCGAAACCAAAGTTCCCGTGCCCAGGGGAGTGCGGGAGGGAGGGGAGGGAACGGAGCGTTTCCCCGGGGAGCCCTACCGGCGGTTTTTCGCCAGGCTCTACGCCCGCCTGGAGAAGGGGGAGGTGAGCACGGAGGAGCTTTTGCGAGCCCTGAGGGTGGCGGAGGAGGGCCTGGCCTCCGTGGGCCTGGACCAGGTGGCGGCCTCCTTCCTCCGTCCCCTCGAGGTCCGCCTTTTCGCCTTCGGCCTGGAGCTTGCCCCCCTGGACCTACGGGAGGAGTCTGGGAAGCTTTTGGAGGCCGCGGCGGAGCTTCTTAGGGTGGGAGGAGTCCACCCCGATTTTCTCTCTTTGCCCCCCGAGGCCCAGGAGGCCCTCCTCACCGAGGAGCTGAGAAGCGCCCGTCCCCTCCTTCCCGTGGGCCACGAGCCCCAGGGGGAGGCCCTGCGGGTGGCGCTCGGGGCCTTTCGGGCCTGGCGGGACAAGGGGGCCCACGTGGTGTCCATGACCCACCACCCCGGGGATCTCCTTTCCGTGTTCCTTCTCGCCCGTGAGGTGGGGCTTTACCGGCCGGGAGCCCCTTTGCCCCTGGATGTGGTGCCCCTCTTTGAGACCCTCGAGGACCTCCACCGGGCCCCGGAGGTGCTCATCCGCCTTCTGCAAAACCCCGTCTTCCTGGCCCACGCCCGGGGCCGGGGCGGGGTGGAGATCATGATCGGCTACTCCGATTCCAACAAAGATGCCGGCTTCCTGGCTGCCAACCTGGCCCTTTACGAGGCCCAGGAGGCCTTAGCCAAGGTGGGGCAAAGCTTCGGCCTGCCGGTTTTCTTCTTCCATGGCCGGGGTACCTCCACTGCCCGGGGCGGGGGGCCTGCGGGCCGGGCCATCGCCAGCCTGCCTCCCAGGAGCGTGGGGCACCGCATTCGCCTCACGGAGCAGGGGGAAGCCTTGGCGGACCGGTACAGTCACCCTGAGCTGGCCGTGCGCCACCTGGAACAACTCCTCTTTCACTTCGCCCAGGCGGCCTTGGGGGAGGGAGTGGAGCCCAGACCTGAGTGGCGGGAGGCTTTGGGGCGGGCAGGGGAAGAGAGCATGCGCCGCTACCGGGCCCTTTTGGCCCAGGAGGGTTTCTTCCCCTTTTTTGAGGCTTTTACCCCCATCCGGGAGATTGGGGAACTCCCCATTGCCAGCCGCCCTGTGTACCGCCACGGCCGGGTGCGGGAGATCCGCGACCTCAGGGCTATTCCCTGGGTGATGGCCTGGACCCAGGTGCGCCTGCTCCTGCCCGGCTGGTACGGGCTTACGGCCCTGGAGGCCTGGCCCCTGGACCTTCTCAGGCGGATGTACCGGGAGTGGCCCTTCTTTGCCACTACCCTGGAGAATGCCGCCATGGCCTTGGCCAAGGCGGATTTGGGGGTGGCGGAGCTTTACCTGCGCCTGGTACCGGAAAAGCTACACTTCCTCTTCCACGGCCTCGCCCAGGAGTACCAAAAGACGGTGGCGCTTTTGGAAAGCATCTTCCAGGCCCCTCTCCTTCACAACCAAAGGACCCTGGAAAGACAGATCGCCTTGCGTAACCCCTACGTGGACCCCATCAACTTCGTGCAGGTAGAGCTTCTCCGCCGCTACCGCGCTCCTGGGGGCCGGGAGGATGAAGCCTTGAAGAAGGCCCTTCTCCTTTCCATCCTGGGGGTGGCGGCGGGCCTTAGAAATGCGGGTTAA
- a CDS encoding aminotransferase class IV, producing MRQVLLKGEPFHEPLPEGFLYHGMSVFTTLRVEKGRPLWLEEHLFRLRRHALALGLPYPGDGVFLKDLEALAKGFAHLPCFRLRFTVGEGVWLSEARPYSPPPLAAYEEGVRVLLTPYRVHPDLCRFKTGNYLPYRLAQKEAEGQGVFEGLLQDSEGYVVDGSRTSPLLYREGALVLLEGGLEGITREKVAQVAREMGLRVEWARLYPWELPLATLPPLPPHQALRRRGGEREEAKGVLLLAGSGVGLLPVGPAPKELLPLVERFLPACYTE from the coding sequence ATGAGGCAGGTGCTCCTGAAGGGGGAGCCCTTCCACGAACCCTTGCCCGAGGGTTTTTTGTACCACGGGATGAGCGTCTTCACCACCTTGCGGGTGGAAAAGGGCCGACCCCTTTGGCTGGAGGAGCATCTTTTTCGCCTGCGCCGGCATGCCTTGGCCTTGGGGCTTCCCTACCCAGGGGATGGAGTGTTTTTGAAGGACCTCGAGGCCCTGGCCAAGGGGTTCGCCCACCTTCCCTGCTTCCGCCTCCGCTTCACCGTGGGGGAGGGGGTGTGGCTTTCCGAGGCCCGTCCCTACTCCCCACCGCCCCTGGCCGCTTACGAGGAGGGGGTTCGGGTTCTCCTCACCCCTTACCGGGTGCATCCGGACCTTTGCCGCTTCAAGACCGGAAACTACCTGCCCTACCGCCTGGCCCAAAAGGAAGCGGAAGGGCAGGGAGTCTTTGAAGGGCTTTTGCAGGACAGCGAGGGGTACGTGGTGGATGGAAGCCGCACCAGCCCCCTTCTTTACCGGGAGGGAGCGCTCGTTCTGCTGGAGGGGGGCCTCGAGGGCATCACCCGGGAAAAGGTGGCCCAGGTAGCCCGGGAGATGGGCCTTCGGGTGGAGTGGGCCCGGCTTTACCCCTGGGAGCTTCCCCTGGCCACGCTCCCTCCTCTTCCTCCCCACCAGGCCCTGCGCCGCCGGGGAGGGGAGCGGGAGGAAGCGAAGGGGGTGTTGCTCCTGGCGGGAAGCGGGGTAGGGCTTTTGCCCGTGGGGCCGGCCCCCAAGGAGCTCCTTCCCCTGGTGGAGCGCTTCCTTCCCGCCTGCTATACTGAATAG
- the greA gene encoding transcription elongation factor GreA → MKKPVYLTPEGFRRLQEELHHLKTTKRQEISADFEQALEEGDLRENAGYDEARRAMWQNEARIAQLEDLLARAVVVEGNGSYDQVALGCQVELETESGERLSLAIVGSHEADIFSGKISDESPLGQALLGKKVGDVVEIRGKKGAQVYTILEIKPL, encoded by the coding sequence ATGAAGAAGCCGGTTTACCTCACCCCAGAAGGCTTTAGGCGCCTTCAGGAGGAGCTGCATCACCTGAAGACCACCAAGCGGCAGGAGATTTCCGCTGACTTTGAACAGGCCCTGGAGGAAGGGGATTTAAGGGAGAACGCCGGTTACGACGAGGCGCGCCGGGCCATGTGGCAGAATGAGGCCCGCATCGCCCAGTTGGAGGACCTCTTGGCCCGGGCGGTGGTGGTGGAGGGGAATGGCTCCTACGACCAGGTGGCCTTGGGCTGCCAGGTGGAGCTGGAAACCGAATCCGGGGAGCGGCTTTCCCTGGCCATCGTGGGTAGCCACGAGGCGGATATCTTCAGCGGCAAGATCTCGGACGAGTCTCCCCTTGGCCAAGCGCTTTTGGGTAAGAAGGTGGGGGACGTGGTGGAGATAAGGGGCAAGAAGGGAGCCCAGGTCTACACCATCCTGGAGATCAAGCCCCTATAG
- a CDS encoding LabA-like NYN domain-containing protein, whose amino-acid sequence MELGQHPDQRVGVFVDTQNLYHSARDYYERNVNFESLLRFAVGGRRLVRATAYVVEKEGDTSAWPFIYKLSTIGYRVRRMYLTVKELGEGGKPIYEGNWDMGIAADMVRLMPHLDVVVLGSGDGDFVEILEVLMERGIRVEVIAFRETTAQKLIDAVDRFVHLPDIPHAFMEPKNTER is encoded by the coding sequence ATGGAGCTTGGCCAGCATCCTGACCAGCGGGTGGGGGTTTTCGTGGACACCCAGAACCTTTACCACTCCGCTCGGGATTACTACGAGCGCAACGTGAACTTTGAAAGCCTCCTGCGGTTCGCCGTGGGGGGGAGGCGTCTGGTGCGGGCCACCGCCTACGTGGTGGAAAAGGAGGGGGATACCTCCGCCTGGCCCTTCATTTACAAGCTTTCCACCATCGGCTACCGGGTGCGGCGCATGTACCTCACGGTGAAGGAGCTGGGTGAGGGCGGAAAGCCCATCTACGAGGGGAACTGGGACATGGGCATCGCCGCGGACATGGTGCGGCTTATGCCTCACCTGGATGTGGTGGTCCTGGGAAGCGGGGATGGGGACTTTGTGGAGATTCTCGAGGTCCTCATGGAACGGGGCATCCGGGTGGAGGTGATCGCCTTCCGGGAGACCACGGCGCAAAAGCTCATCGATGCTGTGGACCGCTTCGTGCACCTTCCCGATATCCCGCATGCCTTCATGGAGCCCAAGAACACCGAGCGATGA